In Neomonachus schauinslandi chromosome 6, ASM220157v2, whole genome shotgun sequence, a genomic segment contains:
- the NPHS2 gene encoding podocin isoform X1, with amino-acid sequence MERRARSSSRESHARGGGSPHKENKRARAERGGGGRGRRDAGRERAGSRGESPAPAATVVDVDEVRGSGEEGTEVVALLESERPEEGTKSSGLGVCEWLLVLTSLLFIVVTFPFSIWFCIKVVQEYERVIIFRLGHLLPGRAKGPGLFFFLPCLDTYHKVDLRLQTLEIPFHEVVTKDMFIMEMDAICYYRMENASLLLSSLAHVPRAVQFLVQTTMKRLLAHRSLTEILLERKSIAQDIKVALDSVTCIWGIKVERTEIKDVRLPAGLQHSLAVEAEAQRQAKVRVIAAEGEKAASESLRRAAEILAGTPAAVQLRYLHTLQSLSTDKPSTVVLPLPFDLLNFLSSPGSRTQGSLPFPNPSKPVEPPSPKRKDSPML; translated from the exons ATGGAGAGGAGGGCTCGGAGCTCCTCCAGAGAGTCCCACGCGAGAGGCGGCGGGTCCCCCCACAAGGAGAACAAGAGGGCGAGGGCGGAGAGGGGCGGCGGAGGCCGTGGGCGCCGGGACGCAGGGCGCGAGCGGGCGGGGAGTCGGGGGGAGTCCCCCGCGCCCGCAGCCACCGTGGTGGACGTGGATGAGGTCCGGGGCTCCGGTGAGGAGGGCACCGAGGTGGTGGCGCTGCTGGAGAGCGAGCGGCCCGAGGAAG gcaccAAGTCTTCAGGTTTAGGGGTCTGTGAGTGGCTCCTTGTCCTCACATCCCTACTCTTCATCGTTGTGACCTTCCCTTTTTCGATCTGGTTCTGCATAAAG gtTGTACAAGAGTATGAAAGAGTAATAATATTCCGACTGGGACACCTGCTTCCTGGAAGAGCCAAAGGCCCTG gccttttcttctttttgccctGCCTGGATACCTACCACAAGGTTGACCTTCGCCTCCAAACTTTGGAGATACCCTTTCATGAG GTTGTGACCAAAGACATGTTTATAATGGAGATGGATGCCATCTGCTACTATCGAATGGAAAATGCCTCTCTCCTCCTAAGCAGTCTTGCTCACGTGCCTAGAGCTGTCCAATTTCTTGTGCAGACCACCATGAAGCGTCTCCTAGCACATCGATCCCTCACTGAAATTCTTCTAGAGAGGAAGAGCATTGCCCAAGATATAAAG GTGGCCTTGGATTCAGTGACCTGTATTTGGGGAATCAAAGTGGAGAGAACAGAAAT CAAGGATGTCAGGCTGCCGGCAGGGCTCCAGCACTCCCTGGCTGTGGAGGCCGAAGCGCAGAGACAGGCCAAAGTGCGG GTGATCGCTGCGGAGGGGGAGAAGGCCGCATCCGAGTCCCTGAGAAGGGCAGCTGAGATTCTGGCAGGCACTCCGGCCGCTGTTCAGCTGCGGTACCTCCACACCCTCCAATCCCTGTCCACCGACAAACCTTCCACGGTGGTTTTGCCTCTGCCATTTGACTTGCTCAATTTCCTGTCTTCGCCCGGCAGTAGAACTCAAGGAAGCCTCCCCTTCCCCAATCCTTCCAAACCTGTCGAGCCACCAAGTCCTAAAAGGAAAGACTCTCCCATGCTATAG
- the NPHS2 gene encoding podocin isoform X2 — translation MERRARSSSRESHARGGGSPHKENKRARAERGGGGRGRRDAGRERAGSRGESPAPAATVVDVDEVRGSGEEGTEVVALLESERPEEGTKSSGLGVCEWLLVLTSLLFIVVTFPFSIWFCIKVVQEYERVIIFRLGHLLPGRAKGPGLFFFLPCLDTYHKVDLRLQTLEIPFHEVALDSVTCIWGIKVERTEIKDVRLPAGLQHSLAVEAEAQRQAKVRVIAAEGEKAASESLRRAAEILAGTPAAVQLRYLHTLQSLSTDKPSTVVLPLPFDLLNFLSSPGSRTQGSLPFPNPSKPVEPPSPKRKDSPML, via the exons ATGGAGAGGAGGGCTCGGAGCTCCTCCAGAGAGTCCCACGCGAGAGGCGGCGGGTCCCCCCACAAGGAGAACAAGAGGGCGAGGGCGGAGAGGGGCGGCGGAGGCCGTGGGCGCCGGGACGCAGGGCGCGAGCGGGCGGGGAGTCGGGGGGAGTCCCCCGCGCCCGCAGCCACCGTGGTGGACGTGGATGAGGTCCGGGGCTCCGGTGAGGAGGGCACCGAGGTGGTGGCGCTGCTGGAGAGCGAGCGGCCCGAGGAAG gcaccAAGTCTTCAGGTTTAGGGGTCTGTGAGTGGCTCCTTGTCCTCACATCCCTACTCTTCATCGTTGTGACCTTCCCTTTTTCGATCTGGTTCTGCATAAAG gtTGTACAAGAGTATGAAAGAGTAATAATATTCCGACTGGGACACCTGCTTCCTGGAAGAGCCAAAGGCCCTG gccttttcttctttttgccctGCCTGGATACCTACCACAAGGTTGACCTTCGCCTCCAAACTTTGGAGATACCCTTTCATGAG GTGGCCTTGGATTCAGTGACCTGTATTTGGGGAATCAAAGTGGAGAGAACAGAAAT CAAGGATGTCAGGCTGCCGGCAGGGCTCCAGCACTCCCTGGCTGTGGAGGCCGAAGCGCAGAGACAGGCCAAAGTGCGG GTGATCGCTGCGGAGGGGGAGAAGGCCGCATCCGAGTCCCTGAGAAGGGCAGCTGAGATTCTGGCAGGCACTCCGGCCGCTGTTCAGCTGCGGTACCTCCACACCCTCCAATCCCTGTCCACCGACAAACCTTCCACGGTGGTTTTGCCTCTGCCATTTGACTTGCTCAATTTCCTGTCTTCGCCCGGCAGTAGAACTCAAGGAAGCCTCCCCTTCCCCAATCCTTCCAAACCTGTCGAGCCACCAAGTCCTAAAAGGAAAGACTCTCCCATGCTATAG